The genomic window TACTTGATCTCGACGTTCTCCTGGAACCACGCACGCTGCCCGGGGTCCTGGATGTGCATGTACTCGATGCCGATCGTGCGGCAGTACGAGTCGCGCAGCACGCCGAGGATGTCGCGGAGCTTCATCTGGCGCTTGCCGCCGAACCCGTTCGTGACGAACTCGCGGTCGAGGTCCCAGAAGGTGAGCCCGTGGTTCTCGATCTCGAGATCCGGGTGGGTGCGCTGCACGTATTCCAGCGGGTCGGTGTCGGCCATCAGGTGGCCGCGCACGCGGAAGGAGTTGATGAGCTCCTGCACGCGGGCGGTCTTGTCGACGCGCTCGGCGAGGTCGACGTTGATGTCGGCGGCCCAGTGGATCGGCGCGTACGGGATGCGCAGCGCCGCGAAGATGTCGTCGTAGAAGCCGCGCTGGCCGATGAGCAGCTCGTGCACCTTCTTGAGGAACTCGCCCGAGCCCGCACCCTGGATGACGCGGTGGTCGTAGGTGCTGGTGAGCGTGATCGTCTTGCCGATGGCGAGTTCGTTGAGCGTCTTGTCGCTCGCGCCCTGGAACTCGGCGGGGTACTCGAGGGCGCCGGCACCGACGATGCAGCCCTGGCCCTTCATGAGGCGCGGCACCGAGTGGACGGTGCCGATGCCGCCCGGGTTGGTGAGCGAGATCGTGGTGCCCTGGAAGTCCGCTGCGGTGAGCTTGTTGCCGCGGGCGCGGGTGACGAGGTCCTCGTACGTCGTGAGGTACTCGTTGAACGTCAGCCGGTCGGCGCGCTTGATGCTCGGCACCAGCAGCGCCCGGGTGCCGTCGGGCCGCGGCAGGTCGATCGCGATGCCGAGGTTGATGTGCGCCGGCGCGACGACCGACGGCTTGCCGTCGATCTCGGCGTAGAACACGTTCTGGCTGGGGAACTCCTTGAGCGCCTGGATGATCGCCCACCCGATGAGGTGCGTGAAGCTCACCTTGCCGCCACGCGTGCGCGCCATGTGGTTGTTGATGACGATGCGATTGTCGATCATCAGCTTCGCCGGGACGGTGCGGACGCTGGTCGCGGTCGGGACGGTCAGCGACTCGTCCATGTTGGCCGCGAGGGTCTTCGGCATGCCGCGCAGTGTCGTGACGACGTCGGCCTCGGCCTCGGCCTCGGCCTGCGACGGCTGGGACTTCGGCGCCTGCGCCGGGATGGGCTGCGGGGCGGCCGGCCGAGCCGTGGTGCGTGCCACGGGCTGCGCGCCGATCACCGGAATCGGCGCGGTCACCGGACGGGGCTCGGATGCCGCAGCCGGCGCTGCCGGCGCTGCCGCAGGCGCTGCGGCTGCCGCAGGCGCTGCGGCTGCCGCAGCTGCCGCGGGCGCGGCTGCTGCCGGCGCTGCTGCTTCCGGCGCGGGGGGCGCCGTCGGTGCTGCGCCGTCGGCAGGGTGGTAGGCCTCGAGAACGGGCCACCACGCCTTGTCGACGGAGTTCCGGTCGATTTTGAACTGTTCGTACAGTTCCTCGACGAGCCACTCGTTGGCTCCGAACTCTCCCTCGTTCGAAACCCCGACGCCCGTCACCTGGCTCGACACGCTGAATCGCCTGCTTTCATCGGTGAAGTTCTGGGATGCGCGCGGGGCTTGCGAGCCCGCACACGCGACGGTTAAGCCTAGCCCAGTCTGCGCAGGCCGTTCCGGCCTGAAGGGGTGAGGCTGCTGAAAGAACCCGCATGATTATCCGCACAGGAACTGTCACTACCCTTGGCGGTCATGGAGTTCTACGGCGAAACACCCGACGTCGACCTGACCTACTCGGACGTCTTCCTGGTCCCCCGGCATTCGGCGATCACCAGCCGCCTCGACGTCGACCTCTCGCCCGGCGACGGCACGACGGCCACGCTGCCGCTGGTGTCGGCCAACATGAACTCCGTCACCGGTGCACGCCTGGCAGCCACCCTGGCTCGTCGCGGCGGTCTCGGCGTGCTGCCGCAGGACATGCCGCTGCAGGAGCTGGATGCCGCGATCCGCTGGGTGAAGGCGCAGCCGGTCGAGTGGGACACGCCCCTCGTCCTGCCCGCCGATGCGACGGTCGCCGATGCCGCCCGGCTGCTGCCCGCGACGGACGGCCACGGCATCGTGGTCGCCGACGCCGCCGCCGGGCGGTTGGACGCGGACGACATCCTCGGCATCGTTCCGGCCACGCGGCTCGGCACGGCCCTGCCCGACGCGCGCCTGGGCGACCTCGCACGCGGGCGCGCGGCATCCGTCGACGCCGAGGACATCGAGAGCGCGCGCCACGCGTTCGACGTCATCGTCGCCGCCGAGGCGGAGACGGTGTGCGTGCTGCACCACGGCCACCTGGTCGGAACGCTCTCGCGCCGCAGCGCCCTGCGCTCGACGCTCTACCGGCCCGCGGTCGACGCATCGGGCCGCCTCATCGTCGCCGCCGCGGTCGGCATCAACGGCGACGTGGCCGCGAAGGCTCGAGCGCTCGCCGCGGCCGGGGTCGACGTACTCGTCGTCGACACCGCGCACGGGCACCAGGAGGGCATGCTGCGCGCGCTGCGCACGGTGGCGGACCTCGACCTCGGCATCCCGATCGCCGCCGGCAACGTCGTGACCGCCGAGGGCGTGCACGATCTCGTCACCGCCGGTGCGACGATCCTCAAGGTCGGCGTCGGACCGGGCGCGATGTGCACGACCCGCATGATGACGGCCGTCGGCCGGCCGCAGTTCTCGGCCGTCCTCGAGACGGCCGAAGCCGCGCGGCTGATGGGCGCGCACGTGTGGGCGGACGGCGGCGTGCGGTACCCGCGCGACGTGGCGCTGGCGCTCGCGGCGGGCGCGGCATCCGTGATGATCGGCTCGTGGTTCGCCGGCACCATCGAGGCGCCGGGCGAGCTGCAGGTCGACGAGGCCGGCCGCTCCTACAAGGAGTCGTGGGGCATGGCCTCGACGAAGGCCGTCCACGAGCGGTTCGGCCGGCTCGACCCCTACGAGCTCGCCCGCAAAGAGCTGTTCGCCGAGGGCATCTCGTCGTCGAAGATCTACCTCGACCCGTTGCGTCCGGGCCTCGAGGACCTCCTCGACATGATCACCTCGGGGGTGCGCTCGTCGTTCACCTACGCCGGTGCGTCGACCGTCGCGGAGTTCCACGACCGGGCCCGCGTCGGTCTGCAGTCCGCCGCCGGCTACGAAGAGGGCAAGGCGCTCCCCGTCAGCTGGTGACACTGCGGACCCGGTCGCCATCACGTCCGGCCGGGATTGCGGCCGGCCTCCTCCGCGCCGCGATCGCGCCGTCGGTCCTGATCGGTGTCGCCGTCGCCCGCTGAATCTTCGTCGTCTCCGTACTGACTGCGGATGGCGCGGCCTTCCTCGACGTCCTTGCGTGCCTTCTCGGCGGCCTTGTCGCTCTTGCGCGTGTCGCGGGGCGGCAACTGGATGTCCTCTTCGGCGGCGATGCCCGCCTGCAGCTGCCGGCCTCGCTCCAGCTCAGCATCGAACTCCGCGCCGAACAGCAGGGCGATGTTCGCGATCCACAGCCACAGCAGGAAGACGATGACGCCCGCGAGCGAACCGTAGGTGCGGTCGTAGTTCGAGAAGTTCGCGACATAGAGGCCGAAGGCCACCGACGCGATGACGAGGACGAGGATGGCCAGAAGCGACCCGAGGCTGATCCACCGGAACTTCGGCTGCTTCGCGTTGGGGGTGGCGTAGAAGAGGATCGCGACCATCACCACGACGATCGCCGCGAGCACCGGCCATTTGACGATCTCCCACACGGTCGTGGCGACCTCCCCGAGCCCGAGTGCCGACCCGACGGCGTCGGCCACCGGCCCCGACACGACGAGGATCACCAGGGCGACGACGATCAGTGCCACGCCGATCAGGGTGATGAGGATCTGCGCCGGCTTCAGTTTCCAGAACGGTCGGCCCTCCTCGATCTCGTAGACGCGGTTCATCGCGCGGCTGAAGGCGCCCACGTACCCGGATGCCGACCAGATCGCCAGCGCCAGGCCGAGGATGAGGCCCCAGCCTGCGGCGGGGGAGTCCGCCGCCTGCTCGAGCGGACCTCGCAGGGTGTCCGCCGCATCGGGTGCGACGCCGTCGACGATGCCGATGAGCGCATCGGTGGCCTCGCCGTTGCGGGCGATCAGCCCGAAGATCGAGAACACCGCGACCAAGCCCGGGAAGATCGCCAGCACCGAGTAGTAGGTCAGGGCGGCGGCGATGTCGGTGCACTCGTCGGCCGAGAACTCGCGTGCGGTCTTGACGAAGACGTACTTCCAGGATCGCTTCTTGATCTCACGCGGGGTGTCGGGTTTGTCGGCGTGCTCGGGATCGGGTGCGCGGCGCCCATCGCGTTCCTGGTCCGTCGTGGTCATGGCGTCCTCATCCCTTCTGCCCACCGGCGCGAACCGCCGGAAGGGCCATCGTGCGAGGGCACGGCGAAGGCGGCGAGGGGCTTGACAGCGGCCCGTCGGGCGCCGCACCCCTGCCGTAGACTTGTCGGCACGATGGACGACCCTCCTAGTTGCAGACAATCGCCCCACCGACCCGCTTCCCGATCCCAGGGGGGTGATGCGTGATGGATTACGTCATGTTGGGCGTGGGGCTTCTGCTCACGATCGGCACCGGCCTCTTCGTGGCGAGCGAGTTCGCGCTCGTCAACCTCGACCGGGCCGATCTCGAATCCCGCCAGGAGGCGGGCGAGACCCGGCTCTCGCTCACGATCAGCGCGCTGCGGATCACATCCACCCACCTCTCCAGCGCGCAGCTGGGCATCACGCTCACCACGCTCCTGACCGGTTACACGATGGAGCCGGCGATCTCGAACCTGCTGGCGCCCGTCTTCGACGCGTGGGGCATCCCCTCCGGCGTGGCACGGCCTCTCGCGGCCGTCATCGGCGTGTCGATCGCGACGGTGTTCTCGATGATCCTCGGCGAGCTCGTGCCCAAGAACTTCGCGCTCGCGATTCCGCGCCAGACCGCGAAGCTCGTCATGCCGTTCCAGGTGGCGTTCACGACGGTGTTCCGTCCCGCGGTGGTCGTGCTCAACGGCAGCGCGAACGGCGTGCTGCGCGCGGTCGGCATCGAACCCAAGGAGGAGCTGTCGGGCGCCCGCACGGCCGAGGAGCTGTCGAGCCTGGTCCGGCGCTCGGCCAGCGCCGGCGTGCTCGAGGAGGACACCGCGTCCCTCCTCGACCGCAGCCTCACCTTCGCCCGCCTGTCGGCGGCCGATGTGATGACGCCGCGGCCCAGCATCCACGCCCTCGCGGCCGACGACTCGGCCGAGGACGTCATCCAGCTCGCCCGCCGCACCGGGCACAGCCGGTTCCCCGTGTACGGCGAGGATATGGACGACATCACCGGCATCGTGCACCTGAAGGCCGCCGTCGGCGTGCCCCGCGAGCGCCGGGCCGACGTTCCGGCCGCCGCGCTCGCGACCGAGCCGCTGCGCTTTCCCGAGGCGGTCCACCTCGATGCGCTCGTCGCCGAGCTGCGCGCCCGGGGGTACCAGATGGCCGTCGTCGTCGACGAGTATGGCGGCACCGCCGGCGTCGTCACGCTCGAGGACCTCGTCGAGGAGATCGTCGGCGAGGTGCTCGACGAGCACGACCGCCGTCGCGCGGGCATCGTGCGGGTCGACGACACCGTCATCTTCCCCGGCGAGCTGCGGCCCGACGAGGTGCGCGATCGCACCGGCATCCGCATCCCGGAAGGCGATGTCTACGACACCGTCGGCGGCTACATCATGAGCGTGCTCGAACGCATTCCCGTGGCGGGCGACACCCTCGAGATCGAGGACGGCTCTCTCGAAGTGCAGCGGATGGAAGGACGCAGGGTGGACCGCGTGCGGTTCACGCCCACGCCGATGCCGAACGACGGCGCGACCACCGAGGCGGGTGATCGCCGATGAACGACTGGGCCGGAATCGCCTGGCTGGTGGTGCTGCTCATCGCCAACGCCTTCTTCGTCGGCGCCGAGTTCGCCGTCATCTCGGCTCGCCGCTCGCAGATCGAGCCGCTCGCCGAGAAGGGCTCGCGGTCGGCCAAGACCGCGCTGTACGCGATGGAGCACGCGACGCTCATGCTGGCGACGAGCCAGCTCGGCATCACGATCTGCTCGCTGCTGATCCTGAACGTGTCGGAGCCCGCCATCCACCACCTGCTCGCCGAGCCCTTGGGTCTCACCGGCTGGTCGGAGGCCGTCGTGGACGGCGTCGCGTTCGCCGTGGCGCTCGTGGTGGTGTCGTACCTGCACGTCGTGTTCGGCGAGATGGTGCCGAAGAACCTCGCGTTCTCGGTGCCCGATCGCGCGGTGCTGATGCTCGCGACGCCGCTGGTATGGGTGTCGAAGCTGTTCCATCCGATCATCGTGAGCCTCAACTGGATCGCGAACCACGTGGTGCGCCTGTTCGGTGTCGAGCCGAAGGACGAGGCCGCCTCGACCTTCACGCTCGAGGAGGTCGCGACGATCGTGAACCAGTCGCGCATCGAGGGTGTGCTCGACGACGCGGCGGGCACCGTGTCGGCCGCGCTGGAGTTCACCGACAAGAAGGCCGCCGACGTCGCGGTGCCCCTGTCGCAGCTCGTGACGCTGCCCGAGACCACGACCCCCGCCGAAATCGAACGCGCGGT from Microbacterium sp. ProA8 includes these protein-coding regions:
- a CDS encoding hemolysin family protein → MNDWAGIAWLVVLLIANAFFVGAEFAVISARRSQIEPLAEKGSRSAKTALYAMEHATLMLATSQLGITICSLLILNVSEPAIHHLLAEPLGLTGWSEAVVDGVAFAVALVVVSYLHVVFGEMVPKNLAFSVPDRAVLMLATPLVWVSKLFHPIIVSLNWIANHVVRLFGVEPKDEAASTFTLEEVATIVNQSRIEGVLDDAAGTVSAALEFTDKKAADVAVPLSQLVTLPETTTPAEIERAVAKHGFSRYVIVDEGGVPVGYVHLKDILRAAEGPDAATDVTLPIPTKRIHHMVPVLESTDLEDALAVMRRAGRHLAQVRDEAGEITAVLFLEDIIEELIGEVQDATRRRGF
- a CDS encoding GuaB1 family IMP dehydrogenase-related protein; its protein translation is MEFYGETPDVDLTYSDVFLVPRHSAITSRLDVDLSPGDGTTATLPLVSANMNSVTGARLAATLARRGGLGVLPQDMPLQELDAAIRWVKAQPVEWDTPLVLPADATVADAARLLPATDGHGIVVADAAAGRLDADDILGIVPATRLGTALPDARLGDLARGRAASVDAEDIESARHAFDVIVAAEAETVCVLHHGHLVGTLSRRSALRSTLYRPAVDASGRLIVAAAVGINGDVAAKARALAAAGVDVLVVDTAHGHQEGMLRALRTVADLDLGIPIAAGNVVTAEGVHDLVTAGATILKVGVGPGAMCTTRMMTAVGRPQFSAVLETAEAARLMGAHVWADGGVRYPRDVALALAAGAASVMIGSWFAGTIEAPGELQVDEAGRSYKESWGMASTKAVHERFGRLDPYELARKELFAEGISSSKIYLDPLRPGLEDLLDMITSGVRSSFTYAGASTVAEFHDRARVGLQSAAGYEEGKALPVSW
- a CDS encoding YihY/virulence factor BrkB family protein; this encodes MTTTDQERDGRRAPDPEHADKPDTPREIKKRSWKYVFVKTAREFSADECTDIAAALTYYSVLAIFPGLVAVFSIFGLIARNGEATDALIGIVDGVAPDAADTLRGPLEQAADSPAAGWGLILGLALAIWSASGYVGAFSRAMNRVYEIEEGRPFWKLKPAQILITLIGVALIVVALVILVVSGPVADAVGSALGLGEVATTVWEIVKWPVLAAIVVVMVAILFYATPNAKQPKFRWISLGSLLAILVLVIASVAFGLYVANFSNYDRTYGSLAGVIVFLLWLWIANIALLFGAEFDAELERGRQLQAGIAAEEDIQLPPRDTRKSDKAAEKARKDVEEGRAIRSQYGDDEDSAGDGDTDQDRRRDRGAEEAGRNPGRT
- a CDS encoding hemolysin family protein, whose protein sequence is MDYVMLGVGLLLTIGTGLFVASEFALVNLDRADLESRQEAGETRLSLTISALRITSTHLSSAQLGITLTTLLTGYTMEPAISNLLAPVFDAWGIPSGVARPLAAVIGVSIATVFSMILGELVPKNFALAIPRQTAKLVMPFQVAFTTVFRPAVVVLNGSANGVLRAVGIEPKEELSGARTAEELSSLVRRSASAGVLEEDTASLLDRSLTFARLSAADVMTPRPSIHALAADDSAEDVIQLARRTGHSRFPVYGEDMDDITGIVHLKAAVGVPRERRADVPAAALATEPLRFPEAVHLDALVAELRARGYQMAVVVDEYGGTAGVVTLEDLVEEIVGEVLDEHDRRRAGIVRVDDTVIFPGELRPDEVRDRTGIRIPEGDVYDTVGGYIMSVLERIPVAGDTLEIEDGSLEVQRMEGRRVDRVRFTPTPMPNDGATTEAGDRR